The proteins below are encoded in one region of Equus przewalskii isolate Varuska chromosome 1, EquPr2, whole genome shotgun sequence:
- the LOC103558626 gene encoding cuticle collagen 2-like codes for MAGEAAAPRAVRRSAAAAGPAGRQGAAPGGPLARGSEAAAAKARQGARWGRSPRQRRPGRPGPRRRKRRCGSGRGRSPGPRRLDPARAGGSGGRPGAGVARGRPGGAGSRARTR; via the exons ATGGCCGGAGAGGCAGCAGCACCCCGAGCTGTCAGGCGCTCCGCCGCGGCCGCGGGGCCCGCCGGCCGGCAAGGAGCTGCGCCGGGCGGCCCGCTGGCCCGCGGGAGCGAGGCGGCAGCGGCTAAGGCGAGGCAGGGCGCGCGGTGGGGTCGGAGCCCCCGGCAGAGGCGCCCGGGGCGGCCGGGCCCGCGACGCCGAAAGCGCCGCTGCGGCAGCGGCCGCGGCCGCTCCCCGGGGCCCCGGCGGCTCGACCCGGCGCGGGCGGGAGGCTCGGGCGGGCGGCCCGGCGCGGGCGTCGCGCGCGGGCGACCAGGAGGTGCCGGCAGCCGCGCTCGGACCCG gtaa